A single Silvibacterium dinghuense DNA region contains:
- a CDS encoding ABC transporter ATP-binding protein, whose amino-acid sequence MSAPAAAAPIAAPGQKESTKSKVNVRQSLSGVWEMLRPRKGMLFAGFLLIIVNRIAGFGLPFSTKLLIDNVLIHHKVYLLSPIVLGLLLATLIQAVTSFALSQLLSKAAWRLITDLRIQVQEHIGRLPIAFYDANRTGVLVSRIMSDVEGLRNLVGTGLVEFLGGVMTAALTFVVLLWMNVKLTLMVITIMGIFVAVMKWWFGTLGPLFKRRAVIFADVTGRLTESLGGVRVVKSYRAEKREAEVFASGARELLDNHLRGITNNSLMGMSSTVVIGVVASLVMFFGAHSILGGSMTLGGYITYTVFLAFMVAPLFQVVSIATQLTEAIAGLSRTREILSESTEDSDPRRTRSFPEDLHGSVTFDNVQFSYVPGKPVLHGISFTAPPGSVTALVGPSGSGKSTIINLVNAFHTADSGTILVDGIDLTTVELGSYRSHLGVVLQESFLFDGTIRDNILFSRPDATESEVLEAARIARVDEFVERMPEGYGTIIGERGVKLSGGQRQRLSIARAILADPRILILDEATSSLDSESEALIQEGLSYLMRGRTTFVIAHRLSTIRQADQIFFLQEGVILERGTHDELIAARGRYYDLYTRQYALESNLFLAPGEGDSVAQEEESVFNGKATIPSFSQALRGAQ is encoded by the coding sequence ATGTCCGCTCCCGCTGCAGCCGCTCCGATTGCGGCCCCCGGTCAGAAAGAAAGCACCAAGTCAAAGGTCAATGTGCGTCAATCGCTGTCCGGTGTATGGGAGATGCTTCGTCCCCGCAAGGGCATGCTGTTCGCCGGCTTTCTGCTGATTATCGTCAACCGGATTGCCGGCTTCGGCCTGCCGTTTTCGACCAAGCTGCTGATCGACAATGTGCTCATTCATCACAAGGTCTACCTGCTGTCTCCCATTGTTCTTGGGCTGCTGCTGGCCACGCTTATCCAGGCCGTAACGTCGTTCGCGCTCTCGCAGCTGCTTTCGAAGGCTGCCTGGAGGCTGATTACCGATCTCCGCATCCAGGTGCAGGAGCATATCGGCCGGCTGCCGATCGCGTTTTATGATGCGAACCGTACCGGCGTGCTGGTGTCGCGGATCATGTCGGACGTTGAAGGCCTGCGCAACCTGGTGGGTACGGGGCTGGTGGAGTTCCTTGGCGGAGTGATGACGGCAGCGCTCACCTTTGTGGTGCTGCTGTGGATGAACGTCAAGCTAACCCTGATGGTGATCACCATCATGGGCATCTTCGTTGCGGTGATGAAGTGGTGGTTCGGCACCCTGGGGCCACTCTTCAAGCGCCGCGCCGTGATCTTTGCCGATGTTACCGGCCGCCTGACCGAGTCGCTCGGCGGTGTGCGCGTGGTCAAGTCCTATCGCGCAGAGAAGCGCGAAGCGGAGGTCTTTGCGAGCGGTGCGCGGGAGCTGCTCGATAACCACCTGCGCGGCATCACTAACAATTCTCTGATGGGTATGTCGTCGACCGTCGTGATCGGCGTGGTGGCTTCGCTGGTCATGTTCTTCGGCGCGCATAGCATCCTGGGCGGTTCGATGACGCTGGGCGGATACATCACCTATACGGTTTTCCTGGCCTTCATGGTGGCGCCGCTCTTCCAGGTCGTGTCGATTGCCACGCAGTTGACCGAGGCGATTGCCGGGCTATCGCGCACGCGTGAGATTCTCTCCGAATCGACGGAGGACAGCGACCCCCGGCGCACGCGCAGCTTTCCTGAGGATCTGCACGGTTCGGTGACCTTCGACAATGTGCAGTTCTCCTATGTTCCGGGCAAGCCGGTGCTGCATGGAATCTCCTTTACCGCGCCTCCAGGCTCGGTGACCGCGCTGGTTGGGCCATCCGGTTCGGGCAAGTCCACAATCATCAACCTGGTGAATGCCTTCCATACGGCGGATAGCGGAACCATCCTGGTAGATGGGATCGATCTGACGACCGTGGAGCTTGGCAGCTACCGGAGCCATCTCGGCGTGGTACTGCAGGAGTCGTTCCTCTTCGACGGCACGATCCGGGATAACATCCTGTTCTCCCGTCCGGATGCAACGGAAAGCGAGGTGCTCGAGGCGGCGCGCATTGCGCGTGTGGATGAGTTCGTCGAGCGGATGCCGGAGGGTTACGGCACCATCATCGGCGAGCGTGGCGTGAAGCTCTCCGGAGGCCAGCGCCAGCGTCTGTCGATTGCCCGGGCGATTCTTGCCGATCCTCGTATCCTGATTCTCGACGAGGCGACCTCAAGCCTCGACTCGGAATCGGAGGCTCTGATCCAGGAAGGGCTCTCCTACCTGATGCGCGGGCGGACGACCTTCGTCATCGCTCACCGGCTTTCGACGATCCGGCAGGCAGACCAGATCTTCTTCCTGCAGGAGGGCGTCATTCTCGAGCGGGGCACACACGATGAGCTGATTGCCGCGCGCGGACGCTACTACGATCTCTACACACGCCAGTACGCGCTCGAGAGCAATCTCTTCCTGGCGCCGGGCGAGG